A single Lactuca sativa cultivar Salinas chromosome 8, Lsat_Salinas_v11, whole genome shotgun sequence DNA region contains:
- the LOC111911324 gene encoding uncharacterized protein LOC111911324 yields MAVTRSPSHSQPQQHKDDDDDLQHQDPNSIQSKEAEQSPPRQPPNSETLDPPNPHQSPLHDVGVQNPQKSDKDEEALLTLDVDDQQSQQKDDHQTGMSHATIPEPIVLPEETKNPPPSPAPPPLASPVNPQRRLNKRKKAFNRNPHKRKKLQNLTDILKPIPFIPTKKLDFVKHEEVLKRLGLYEFSKIEFDRSIRTDLVVQLIVNYDQKKRCSYVNDVRLNLNRAELSRTLKLPAPRPEKGSSSTVEEVDLDSEVFSDEAIGFIDDFVSSWILLHEDSWVMPPDLAKMTRCVKDGHPEKMDPARLIWHMVEKELTQGDKLVDCYYASHLQYLIRSQRPELFMEEDEGVANGIAEDLEEKQEKQEEVEKEEEEEKERKEEEKERKQEETEGKQENEEKSLIVEEQGIELTLGSDVKEIVQEEVKKDDEVMVDAEEHKEDEAVAEEVEEEVVEEVEEEEEEEQGNWPLFGKNELGNHFLQRCNSDLNNYEEPKIEELEDEDEDEQIQQVEDEDEEEEEEEEEGGERADEGFNMEMEANDDSLDRDGLTGNFLQGVEASHNPFNGMDLFGSREGSFMSHGGPSSFFNGGKRVMETEEHITHVDPNHKRLKTDEIWGQKPTDFNTCMDQMQQWMEKAKMLHESKEQAFEHSQYNHELAINQLQERQNYMEMLIKSKDEELSKKHTEVFRLERELYLMGDLVAGYKKALNDTRFKFSEYRKRYSLHEEPIYKDAGPGGLVLSTRELEKQRVKQEEDRVKILKMLKDHEEECVSKLGMHHDKVLKMADKLVSVENEVKNLKGMSVERKSTRDKPELVVESEEKRDEGELLGEAEVHQKSAEEDQEMSVEPEMDQKVEDEVMENDNVESDPLDADESKEKEGGED; encoded by the exons ATGGCTGTTACTCGTAGTCCCTCCCATTCTCAACCCCAACAACATAAGGACGACGACGACGATTTGCAACACCAAGATCCAAATTCCATTCAATCGAAAGAAGCCGAACAGTCACCACCGCGGCAACCACCAAATTCTGAAACCCTAGATCCCCCAAACCCTCATCAATCGCCCCTCCATGATGTCGGAGTTCAGAATCCTCAAAAATCAGACAAAGACGAAGAAGCCCTTTTGACGCTTGATGTAGACGATCAACAATCGCAACAAAAAGACGATCATCAAACAGGTATGTCTCATGCTACAATTCCCGAACCAATTGTACTTCCCGAAGAAACCAAAAACCCACCTCCATCACCAGCACCACCACCACTTGCGTCACCAGTCAACCCCCAGCGCCGACTCAACAAACGCAAGAAAGCCTTTAACCGTAATCCTCATAAACGCAAGAAACTTCAAAACCTAACCGATATCCTCAAACCCATTCCCTTTATACCAACCAAAAAATTAGATTTTGTTAAGCACGAGGAGGTTTTAAAGCGTTTAGGGTTATACGAGTTCAGCAAAATCGAGTTCGACCGTAGCATAAGGACCGATCTTGTTGTTCAGTTGATCGTGAATTATGATCAGAAGAAGCGCTGTAGTTACGTTAATGATGTCAGGTTAAATCTGAATAGGGCTGAATTATCTAGAACTCTAAAGCTGCCAGCACCGAGGCCAGAGAAAGGAAGCAGTAGCACTGTGGAGGAGGTGGATTTGGATTCTGAGGTGTTTTCCGATGAAGCAATTGGGTTCATTGATGATTTCGTTTCAAGTTGGATACTTTTACATGAGGATTCATGGGTTATGCCACCGGATTTAGCTAAAATGACTAGATGTGTTAAAGATGGCCACCCTGAGAAAATGGATCCCGCTAGATTGATTTGGCATATGGTGGAGAAAGAACTAACTCAAGGAGATAAGCTCGTTGATTGCTACTATGCATCACATTTACAGTACCTCATAAGGTCACAGCGTCCTGAGCTCTTCATGGAAGAAGATGAAGGTGTTGCTAATGGCATTGCTGAAGATTtagaagagaaacaagagaaacaAGAGGAAGTAgagaaagaagaggaagaagagaaagaaaggaaagaagaagagaaagaaagaaaacaagaAGAGACAGAAGGGAAACAAGAGAATGAAGAGAAAAGTTTGATAGTTGAAGAACAAGGTATTGAGTTAACTTTAGGGTCAGATGTCAAGGAAATAGTACAAGAAGAGGTCAAGAAAGATGATGAGGTCATGGTGGATGCCGAAGAACACAAGGAGGATGAGGCGGTggcggaggaggtggaggaggaggtggtggaggaggtggaggaggaggaagaggaggaacAAGGGAACTGGCCTTTGTTTGGGAAAAATGAACTAGGCAACCATTTTTTGCAGCGATGTAATAGTGATTTGAACAACTATGAAGAACCAAAAATCGAAGAActcgaagatgaagatgaagatgaacagATTCAACAAGTGGAGGatgaagatgaggaagaagaagaagaagaagaagaaggtggtgaaaGAGCAGATGAAGGATTCAACATGGAGATGGAGGCGAATGATGATTCTCTAGATCGAGATGGATTAACTGGTAATTTCCTTCAAGGAGTCGAAGCATCTCACAATCCTTTCAATGGCATGGATCTTTTTGGGTCAAGAGAAGGTTCATTCATGTCTCATGGTGGGCCCTCCTCTTTCTTCAATGGTGGCAAAAGAGTGATGGAAACCGAAGAACACATAACCCATGTCGACCCAAATCACAAAAGGTTAAAAACCGATGAAATTTGGGGTCAAAAACCAACCGATTTCAATACATGCATGGATCAAATGCAACAATGGATGGAAAAAGCCAAGATGCTACACGAATCAAAAGAACAAGCTTTCGAACACTCTCAATATAATCACGAATTAGCAATAAACCAGCTTCAAGAACGCCAAAACTACATGGAAATGTTGATAAAGTCAAAAGATGAAGAGTTATCAAAGAAGCACACAGAGGTATTTAGGCTTGAACGTGAGCTTTACTTAATGGGGGATCTTGTAGCAGGGTATAAAAAGGCTTTGAATGATACTCGGTTTAAATTCTCTGAGTATAGAAAACGTTATTCCCTTCATGAGGAACCAATTTACAAAGACGCGGGTCCCGGTGGTTTGGTTTTGAGTACACGGGAGTTAGAGAAACAACGGGTGAAACAAGAGGAAGATCGTGTGAAGATTCTTAAGATGCTGAAGGATCATGAAGAAGAATGTGTTTCTAAATTGGGAATGCATCATGATAAGGTCTTGAAGATGGCTGATAAATTGGTGTCTGTTGAGAATGAAGTGAAGAATCTCAAAGGAATGTCTGTGGAACGGAAATCGACTCGGGATAAACCAGAATTAGTTGTTGAAAGTGAAGAGAAACGGGATGAAGGGGAATTATTGGGTGAGGCTGAAGTCCACCAGAAGTCAGCGGAGGAGGATCAGGAAATGTCTGTGGAGCCTGAAATGGATCAGAAGGTAGAAGATGAAGTTATGGAGAATGATAATGTGGAAAGTGATCCTCTTGATGCTGATGAATCAAAG GAAAAGGAAGGTGGTGAAGATTga